Proteins found in one Nocardia brasiliensis ATCC 700358 genomic segment:
- a CDS encoding type B 50S ribosomal protein L31, which yields MKTGIHPDYHPVVFEDAGTGKQFLTRSTATSANTVQWTDGNTYPLIKVDVTADSHPFWTGAHRVLDSQGRVEKFERKYGKRTRRGEA from the coding sequence ATGAAGACAGGGATTCATCCGGACTATCACCCGGTGGTGTTCGAGGACGCAGGCACCGGCAAACAGTTCCTCACCCGCTCGACGGCCACGAGCGCGAACACCGTGCAGTGGACCGACGGCAACACTTACCCGCTGATCAAGGTCGACGTGACCGCCGATTCGCATCCGTTCTGGACCGGTGCGCACCGGGTGCTGGACAGCCAGGGCCGGGTGGAGAAGTTCGAGCGCAAGTACGGCAAGCGCACGCGGCGCGGGGAGGCCTGA
- the rpmF gene encoding 50S ribosomal protein L32, giving the protein MAVPKRRMSRSNTRSRRAQWKATPPDLVPVTVGGVVHKVPRRLVAAVRRGLIDLDRL; this is encoded by the coding sequence ATGGCGGTGCCGAAGCGGAGGATGTCGCGCTCGAACACGCGCAGCAGGCGGGCGCAGTGGAAGGCGACGCCGCCGGACCTGGTGCCGGTGACCGTCGGCGGTGTGGTGCACAAGGTCCCGCGCCGCTTGGTCGCGGCGGTGCGGCGCGGACTGATCGATCTGGACCGGCTCTAG